GATCTGGGCAAGATAAACGCGCCCGTGCTGGCCATCAACTCTGCCGACGATCAGCTCAACCCGCCGGAATTGGGCATTGCGGAGACGCTCATCAAGCTGGTGCCAAACGGGCGATTCGTACTGTTGCCGATCAGCGATCTGACGTACGGTCACGGCACGCACACGCACGCCGCAGCGTGGAAGAACTATTTGATCGATTTTCTCCGGCAGACTTCGATGCCGCGCTGACGCTTTACGACGCCTTCGCCTGATGCAGCCACACCTGATTCCCATCGGGGTCGCGTACGACGGAGATGGAACAGTTCGTCAGTTGGTGCGGCTCGGTCGCTTCGATGCCGCGTTTGGCGAGCAATTCGCAAAACGCCGGGAGGTCGGCGACTTCCAACGCTAGCGATTGCGCGGAGCCGGGCGTGCCGACTTGTTCGAAGTTCCCGATCCCGAAAGTGCTGCCAGCCACCTCGAATTCTATCCAAAACGGCGCGCCGAGTCCGGACTGGGTGAGGCCGAGTCCGTCGCGGTAAAACGCGACGGCGCGAGGAACGTCGGTGACGGGATACATCGTGAACGCGATGTTCTTGACGGTCATGACGGCTTGGATTCCTTTCGATCGGGAGCGGAGCCAACGCACGTTCCCGCGGCGCCGCCCAGCAGCCTGCCCACCGTCGCCGGGTTGTTTGACGATCTCGTCTCCTTCCACGACGAACAGACGAAAGCAACAGCAGGCTTACCGCTCGCGTGACGCAGGCGTGCTACTGACGACGTACGCGATTCGAAGGGTCGAGGTCACGATCGCGCGGCGCCGGTAGATCCTCGTCGCGCTGGGATTCTGAGATAGCTGCGTATATCGCATGATCGAGCGTATCGATCGCGCCTTCCGCGATCGACGGCGGATGGCTGCCGTTCATGATCTCAGCGACGGCTCTCGTTCTGGCAGACCGGATATGGGCGACGACCTCTTCCTCCGGCACGCCGGTGTCCCCGGCATCCTCGGCGCTTGCGGCCATCCAAGCCTGTTCCGCGACTGGAGATCGCGATTCCGCGCGATAAAGATGAGCGGAGACGATCTGAAAGACATGGCCCGAGTGTTCTCAAGGCGCCCCTCCCGAGTGACGCAACCAATATTTTTGCCGGAATCGCGATTTCCTTGGTCGCGCGCCGTGAAGCCGGGGTCAGCGAAAATGCCATTCCTTGAAATCGTCTGCGCGGCCGACCAGCACCTCCACTTCCGAATCCGGCGGAAGACTGGCGAACGCCATCGCTCTCGTCTGCCCTTCCACGATCACGTACGTCGCTCCGATCGCGGCTACGATCAATCGTGCGAGTACGACGCCGGACTTCAGCCGTTCCCGAACCGCGTTGACTTTTTCGACGCGGATCCCCAAGCCCACGACCCTGTTGGGATCATCGTCGAACGCGTGGGCGCCGTCGCGCACGAGACGGCCCTGCCCGGCCAATTGCGACCACGGGGGGTAGTTCGCGAACTTGAAATCGGCGATTTCCGCGATTTTGAAGCGGTAGAAGCTCCAATCGACCACAAGTGGAAAGCCCGCGAAAAGACTCGACCGCGTCGAATAGCCGCGATAGTTCAACATCGAGCTGCGGATCGAATTCTGATAGTCGTCCGACAGATCGGCGTTCGGAATCAGCTCTTCGTACGAAAAGCCTTCGGAGAACTTGTAGTTGTCGAGCCACTGGCTGGATGCGGATTCCGCTTTGATGAATTCGAGGACCATTTCATGTTCGTTGGATTGACGGACGTACTCAGGCATGTCGCTTCGGTTTTCCGTCGCCGGAGCGCGCGCCTTTTTGACCAACATTTCTGTAACGTATGGTCCAGTGCTGAAGTTTACTGCGAGATAGCCAGCGGACGATCTCCGATCCGTATCGGGCTACCCACGGAGCCGGTCAACACGTCGATGGGCACACAATCGTTGTCGTCTTGGTTCACGACGTATGCCGTCCTTCCGGTTGCATCGAACGCGATCGCGACCGGATTCAGCCCTACGGGAATCGTCCGCTTCAACAGATTCGTGGCGATATCTATGGCCGAAACAGTGCCGGCGCCGAAGTTCGCTACATACAGCAATGTGCCGTCGGGCGAAATCGCAAGGCCTCGCGGGCCGGTGCCGACCCTAATTTCGGTCAACGCCTTATTCGTCGCGAGATCGATTGCGCTGACCGAAGCCGAACCGTAGTTGCTCGCGTAGATCATTTTGCCATCGTGGGAAAGCACGATGCCGCGCGGCCGCATGCCGACCGGAATGGCGGCCAGCGCCGCTCGCCGGTGAAGGTCAACTGGGGTCACGTCGTCGGAGCCTGGATCGGCGACGTAGAGCAGAGTACCGTCGCTTGAAACCTTGAGCATTTCCGGATTGTGGCCGACGGCAATGGGCGGTCCGGTCTGCAGCGTCGCGGTGTCTATCGGCTGGACCGTGTCGTCTCCGTTGTTCGCAACCCAGACAGTGGCTCCATCGGGTGCGATGCCGACTCCCCACGGCGTCTTCCCGACGGCCACGGTCGCGACGATTTTTTGCAGACCCGTATCGATGACGCTGACGGTGTTCGTGCCTTGATCGGTGACGTAGATGCGCCTTCCATCAGGGCTCACCGCCAAATCGCGCGGTTCTTCTCCGGCGGCGATCGGCACGCCGGCGGTCTGCGTGCGCATGTCGAGCGCTTCGACATTGTTGTCGAAGAAATTAGCAATATATGAGAGACGCACGTCCTCCGGCCGGCGCGCGACGCGTACGACGGCGACAGCCCGAGGAATCTGTGCCCCGCCCTCGGTTTGTCCGGCGATCGCGATGGAATATAGCCCATTCGCCACGCGCGGCCCGATCGCCAACTGCACGTCCAATCCGCCACCTGCACCGGCTGCAGCAACGAGCTTGCCGTTGGAAGGCGTCATCACAAATCCGTCAGGAACGGTCGCCTGCCAAGAGATAGGCGACGTCACGGTCCCCGCATTTGAGACATCCACTCGCAATGCAGACGTTCCGCCGGCGGGAAGATCGAGCTCGCCGGCCGGCGTGATTGAAATCGCGGCCTCCGTAGAAGGCGGAAAATGGACCGGCGAAAGGGAGAAGGACGGCGGCACGTCGTTTTGGGAGGCGCCCCAGGCCTTGTTCGGCGTCGAACCGACGACAAACGCGAGACGCAGGGGCCGCCCGACGGAGAAACCGGTCCAGCTTTTCTGCCACAGCTTACCGTCGAGAAGAACGGATTCGACGTATGCGTTTTCGGATGTCGCCCCGAGAGCGATGATGTCGATCGACGCGCCGTTGGGGACGCGCACCGACACGTGCGGAAAGGTGGGCGCACCTAGGTCCAGTATCGGTGCCGCCGGATATTGTGGATAGAGGCCAAGCGCGCACCACACGTACCACGCGCTCATCGTGCCGAGGTCATCGTTGCCGGGGATGCCGTCGGGGGTGTCGCCCCAGAGCTGCGTCATCGCGTCGCGGATGACGCGTTGTGCCTTCCACGGCGCGCCCACCGAAAGATAAGCCCACGGGCTGCCGATGCTCGGTTCGTTGCCCATCCAAGCATACGGTTTGTCCTGGTTCGCGTCGAGCTGCGTGAAGAAGTCGTCGAGCTTAGCGACCGTGTTCGCCCGCCCGCCCATGCCATCTACTAGGCCGGCGAGATTTTGGGGGACCATCCACGTGTATTGCTCGGCGTTGCCTTCTTGAAATCCGCTCTGACCTGCCTCGGTCAGCGGCGTCGCGACAAACGCCCCGTCCGGATCTCGCGGTGCGATCAGGCCCGTCGATTGATCGAAAATATTCGACCAGTTCTGAGCGCGCGACATCATCGTGCGATAGACGTCCTGATCGCCGATGTATTTCGCGAGCTGCGCGATGGCAAAATCGTCGAGCGAATACTCGAGCGTGAGCGACGCGCCATTCGCGAGCGGCGCGACGTTGGTCGTATGTACGTTCACGACGTAGCCGCGAGAAAGATAGTCGTCAAGCCCCGGCCGCTCGGCATACCAGCCCTGCCCTGGTGTCCCCCCGGTTTGCGTTGCGCCCTTCACCATCGCCGCCAACGCCGAACGCGCGTCGAAGTCTCTCGCGCCGAATGCATACGCCCCGGCGATCATCGGGTCGGATGGATCGCCGCCCATGACGCCGGTCTCCACATTGACGAGCGACCACTTCGGCAGCCAACCCATTTGTGCGGCGGCGTCGACGAGCGAGCGCATCATGTCGCTTGTCCGCGCCGGCTCGAGGACGGCGAGCAAAGGGATTTCCGTCCGATAGATATCCCATCCGGAAAACGTGGCGTATTCGGCGTGCCCTTTCGCTGCGTTGTGCACCTCGCCGTCGAAACCGCGGTAAGTCCCATTGGCATCGCTGAAAACGTTCGGATGGAGAAGTGTGTGATACAACGCCGTGTAGAAAATGCGTCTCTGCGATTCGGTTCCTCCGTCGACGTTCACCCGCGAGAGCTCGCTTTTCCAGCTCGCCGCCGCAGCCACGCGGACTCGATCAAAGTCCCAGCTCGTTGCTTCCGCGCGCAGATTGGCTTCGGCGCCCGCGATGCTCACCCATGAAACGGATGCCTCGATCCGGACGACTGGATCTTCGGTGGCGTCAAACGTCGCCCACGCACCCGCGCCGACGCCCGAGGCCTCCCCGGTTTGCGGCATGACGCGCGTGCCGCGCCATGTTCCATGCGACGCGAACGCCCGGTCGAAGCGCAGCGCGAAGTATACGGTATACGAGCCGGGCATTCCGCAAAACCAGCCTCCGGTCGCAGATCCCTCGATCTCGTCATCGCCGACGATCGCCACGTGCGCGTCTCCGACGCCGGCTTGGTTCGACGACGCGTTCACGAGAAAATTTGCTTGCGGCGTCGCGGGAAAAATGAACCTCCCAAGTCCGGTACGCGTGGTCGCCGTCAGCTGCGTGAAGACACCCGGCATCCCAGTTTCAATCGCGTAGTATCCGGGTTGCGCCGTCTCCGATGCGTGCGAAAACGGCTGGCTCGCTCTCGCCGGATCGGTAATGGCGCCGGTCGTGGGGAGGATGCCGACATCGCCGAAGACGTTGCATCCCGGGCCGCTCAAATGCGTGAGGCTAAATCCCGTGATGGCCGAGTCGTTGTAGCTGTAGCCGCCTCCGGCCGGCTGTGACGTCGTGTCGGGACTCCACTGAACCATGCCGAACGGCACGTCGGCTCCGGGAAACGTGTCGGTGGCGCCGTCGAATCCATTGCCCGACGTGCCGACGAGCGGGTCGACCTCGGTGACCGGGTCGATCTGCGCCGCTGCGATGCGTGGAGCCACGGCCGACACTGAACAAGTGAGAAGAAGCGCAATCGCCAGCTTGTTCTTCATGCGGAATCGTTGCGCTTGGCACTTCGCCGGACCTCCAGTGTGGAGAAGGGTAACGCGGGAGCGCCATCGCAACCGACGATGATGCATCGGGCATCTGCGAAAAAATGAACGCGCCTCTGTTTTGCCCGCGCTGCATGTCGATGGGTTCCACCGCATCGCCGAAATGCGCCGGGTGCGGCGCGACCATGCTCGCGCTATTGGACGACGACGGCGCGCTGACGAGAGAGTTTCTCGCAGCACGTGGATCGTGTTGCGGCAGCGGCTGCAAGAATTGTCCGTATTCGTTTCGCGCGGCTGATTGACTGTGGATACTGTGGAAGATGTGGATAAGAACGCGATCAAATAACGTCTTCGATATGCCAGTTGCTATCTGCGAATTGCAGAAATTTAGATGAGGCGAACGAGCGGTAGCGAATTAGCATTGTCGGTCGCATAGAAGCAATGCGGCTTACAATCGACATCATACCCCTCCTCGACGGGTGCAGGCAAACGTTAAAAGAGCGTTTGCCTTTGCCTATATTTGGGAAGTGAAATCAAGTCATGGACTTCATCGAACGCATCGACAAGGCGACGCTCGACGGCCTCAAGCCGATCGCCGAATCCGATCTCTTCGCGATATATTCGGTAGGCGAGCAAACGTATCTATTGGTTCAGCGGCACCAAGGGACGCCGTGGATGGCCCTACGGCTTTCGGGCGACGGTCTGTTCCGGATCTCTTCGTTGCTCTGCGATGCGATGCGGCATCTCTACAGAGAAGTGGCGTCACGTCTCTCACCGAATAGCGCAGCCGACCCGAAAGGCGCCGGTAAGCGATAGAAGGTCGCGTTATCACCGCCGTTACGGCAGTATAGTGGCACGCGCGACGGCAGGGCTTTTCCGGCGATGGCGCGGACACATATCGCGTGATGAAGCGCTCCGATTTCGTCTGTCTATCCGCGGTGTCGGCCCTCGGAGGAGCATCCCCGGCGCCCCCGGCCGAAACGGCCAAGACCGTGTTGCCCGCGAGCATCGCCGGCGTCGTGATCCCCGATTCGTACATCGCCCGTCAAGCCGAACAGGAAGCTCGCGAGGTCGAACACGTTCACGTCTATAGGCATTCAGTACGCTCGTTTTTGTTCGCAGAGCTGATATCGCGCGCCCAGAAGATCAAGCACGATTCGGAGACGGTGTTCGTGTCGTGCGTGCTGCACGATATCGGACTGTCAAAGCAGTACTCCACGCCGGCCAACCGGTTTGAAGTCGACAGCGCGAACGCGGCTAGAAAGCTTCTCGCGGCTAGCGGGGCAAAACCGGATCGCACGCGTATCGCATGGGACGCGATCGCCTTGCACGCCATGTACGGCATCGCCCGCTTCAAAGACCCAGAGGTCAAGCTCGTGAGCGCCGGCGTCATCACCGACGTCGGCGCGGCCTTCGTCTCAATTCTCGAAAAATCGGCGGTGCAAGAAGTTCTAAATGCGCTTCCCCACCGTGGTTTCAATGACGCGTTTCTTGAAGTTCTGACCGACTACGCGCGCCGCAAGCCCGACACGGTGGGCGCGACGTTTGTCGAAGGCGTGGCGATCCGCACGGTGCCCGGCTACAAACCCGGGAATTTTTACGACGACATGAAAGGCCCCGACGCCTTCACGCAGCTCGGCTTCACCTAACCCCTCGCTCCCCGGTTCCGGCTATGCACAAGGAAAACCACTGCGGTCTTGTCGATATCTGCTTAGTGCGCAATAAGCCGAAGGATGTGCCGCTTCCGGCAACCGTGGCGTTTGTGACCGGACTCGGCATCTTGATCGTCGTCGGATGGCTGTTGATGTTCCATCTATTGACAGTGCGCTGGTAGACCATGCACGTCCATAGGTCCGAGAAGGTGTGGTTGAGCGTTGGGATCGTGGCGCTCGTGGTCTTCCTCGGCATCATCGGCTGGGCGGCTATTTCCGACGGCATGACGCCGCCGAGCAGCATACAAACCATCGACCCCACGAAGGTCGCGGTCACACCGCCGTTCGATCATCCGGGGATCCGTCGAACCGGTGATCACAGCGTCGACGCCTACGTGGTCGCCCACATATTCTCGTTCTCACCGTCGACGATCTCGATTCCGGCAGGCACGGAGGTCACGTTTTACGTGACGAGTCCCGACGTCGTTCACGGGTTCTTCATCGCCGATACCGCCATCAATATGACGGTGGTCCCCGGCTGGGTGAACTCCGCCAAGCACCGCTTCACAACACCGGGCACGTATCTGCTCCTGTGTAATGAGTATTGCGGTTCGGGTCATCATTTCATGTCCGGCTCGATCGTGGTCAAATAGATGCTGCAGACACAGACCCGCGACGAAAACAGGCTGATCCTCGCGCACATCTACGTCGCGACCGCCGCGCTGTGCGTCGGTGCGATCTTCGGGTTGATGCAGGGCATGTCGCGCGCGCACTGGATGGCGGCGCCGCACTGGTTCGACTACTATCGGATGCTGACCGCGCACGGGGTCCTGATGGCGCTCGTTTTCACGACGTTCTTCATCTGCGGACTCGCGACGTTTTTCACCTACCGCGCCGTGCCGAAGGAGCGCAGCCTCGCTTTGGGCTGGAGCGCGTTCGCGGTCATGCTCGCCGGAACGCTGGCCGCGGCGTACGAAATCCTCGCGGGCAACGCGACCGTGTTGTACACGTTTTATGCGCCGCTCAAAGCGAGTCCCATATTCTATCTCGGCGCCACGCTGCTTGTCGTCGGGACGTGGATCGTCGCCGCCGACGTCCTCACGAACATGTCGTGGTTCCGTAAGAACAATCCCGGAAAAAGGCTTCCGCTCGTGGTGCACGGCACCGCGTGCACGTTCGTGATGTGGCTTGTCGCCACGCTCGGCGTCGCCATCGAGATGATCTTCTTTCTCATACCGTGGTCGCTCGGATGGACGCCGACCGTGAACGTGATGGCGACACGGATGCTCTTCTGGTATTTCGGCCACCCATTGGTGTATTTCTGGATCATGGGCGCGTACCTGATATGGTACAACATCGTGCCGCTCTTCTATGGCGGCAAGATTTTCAGCGACGCGTTGACCAGACTCGTGTTCGTCATGCTCGTGCTGCTTTCCACGCCCGTGGGCATCCACCACGAATTCATGGACCCTGGAATATCGGCCGGCTGGAAGTGGCTGCAGACGATGACCACCTACGGCGTTATCGTGCCGTCGATCATCACGGCA
This genomic window from Candidatus Eremiobacteraceae bacterium contains:
- a CDS encoding VOC family protein, producing MTVKNIAFTMYPVTDVPRAVAFYRDGLGLTQSGLGAPFWIEFEVAGSTFGIGNFEQVGTPGSAQSLALEVADLPAFCELLAKRGIEATEPHQLTNCSISVVRDPDGNQVWLHQAKAS
- a CDS encoding DUF5522 domain-containing protein; translated protein: MNAPLFCPRCMSMGSTASPKCAGCGATMLALLDDDGALTREFLAARGSCCGSGCKNCPYSFRAAD
- a CDS encoding cbb3-type cytochrome c oxidase subunit I, with the translated sequence MLQTQTRDENRLILAHIYVATAALCVGAIFGLMQGMSRAHWMAAPHWFDYYRMLTAHGVLMALVFTTFFICGLATFFTYRAVPKERSLALGWSAFAVMLAGTLAAAYEILAGNATVLYTFYAPLKASPIFYLGATLLVVGTWIVAADVLTNMSWFRKNNPGKRLPLVVHGTACTFVMWLVATLGVAIEMIFFLIPWSLGWTPTVNVMATRMLFWYFGHPLVYFWIMGAYLIWYNIVPLFYGGKIFSDALTRLVFVMLVLLSTPVGIHHEFMDPGISAGWKWLQTMTTYGVIVPSIITAFSIFATFELAAQRKGERGFIKTVTSLPWSNPAFSGPALGMILFIFGGFGGIVNASYSMDALIHNTMWIVGHFHITVGGPVALTFVGCAYWLVPRLTGRRLWAPKIALAQTYTWFVGMAVMSTAMHWAGLLGSPRRTDDVSYLGSATAASWMPEMVAAAVGGTILFVSILMFVAVAVGTLFTEKVDHGEIAFAGVEESAQPTPGIFDRMDGWATLALVLAVLAYLGPVRELLAQHIYGAPGMRTW
- a CDS encoding GH92 family glycosyl hydrolase — protein: MKNKLAIALLLTCSVSAVAPRIAAAQIDPVTEVDPLVGTSGNGFDGATDTFPGADVPFGMVQWSPDTTSQPAGGGYSYNDSAITGFSLTHLSGPGCNVFGDVGILPTTGAITDPARASQPFSHASETAQPGYYAIETGMPGVFTQLTATTRTGLGRFIFPATPQANFLVNASSNQAGVGDAHVAIVGDDEIEGSATGGWFCGMPGSYTVYFALRFDRAFASHGTWRGTRVMPQTGEASGVGAGAWATFDATEDPVVRIEASVSWVSIAGAEANLRAEATSWDFDRVRVAAAASWKSELSRVNVDGGTESQRRIFYTALYHTLLHPNVFSDANGTYRGFDGEVHNAAKGHAEYATFSGWDIYRTEIPLLAVLEPARTSDMMRSLVDAAAQMGWLPKWSLVNVETGVMGGDPSDPMIAGAYAFGARDFDARSALAAMVKGATQTGGTPGQGWYAERPGLDDYLSRGYVVNVHTTNVAPLANGASLTLEYSLDDFAIAQLAKYIGDQDVYRTMMSRAQNWSNIFDQSTGLIAPRDPDGAFVATPLTEAGQSGFQEGNAEQYTWMVPQNLAGLVDGMGGRANTVAKLDDFFTQLDANQDKPYAWMGNEPSIGSPWAYLSVGAPWKAQRVIRDAMTQLWGDTPDGIPGNDDLGTMSAWYVWCALGLYPQYPAAPILDLGAPTFPHVSVRVPNGASIDIIALGATSENAYVESVLLDGKLWQKSWTGFSVGRPLRLAFVVGSTPNKAWGASQNDVPPSFSLSPVHFPPSTEAAISITPAGELDLPAGGTSALRVDVSNAGTVTSPISWQATVPDGFVMTPSNGKLVAAAGAGGGLDVQLAIGPRVANGLYSIAIAGQTEGGAQIPRAVAVVRVARRPEDVRLSYIANFFDNNVEALDMRTQTAGVPIAAGEEPRDLAVSPDGRRIYVTDQGTNTVSVIDTGLQKIVATVAVGKTPWGVGIAPDGATVWVANNGDDTVQPIDTATLQTGPPIAVGHNPEMLKVSSDGTLLYVADPGSDDVTPVDLHRRAALAAIPVGMRPRGIVLSHDGKMIYASNYGSASVSAIDLATNKALTEIRVGTGPRGLAISPDGTLLYVANFGAGTVSAIDIATNLLKRTIPVGLNPVAIAFDATGRTAYVVNQDDNDCVPIDVLTGSVGSPIRIGDRPLAISQ
- a CDS encoding cytochrome c oxidase subunit II, with product MSVGIVALVVFLGIIGWAAISDGMTPPSSIQTIDPTKVAVTPPFDHPGIRRTGDHSVDAYVVAHIFSFSPSTISIPAGTEVTFYVTSPDVVHGFFIADTAINMTVVPGWVNSAKHRFTTPGTYLLLCNEYCGSGHHFMSGSIVVK
- a CDS encoding HD domain-containing protein, with amino-acid sequence MKRSDFVCLSAVSALGGASPAPPAETAKTVLPASIAGVVIPDSYIARQAEQEAREVEHVHVYRHSVRSFLFAELISRAQKIKHDSETVFVSCVLHDIGLSKQYSTPANRFEVDSANAARKLLAASGAKPDRTRIAWDAIALHAMYGIARFKDPEVKLVSAGVITDVGAAFVSILEKSAVQEVLNALPHRGFNDAFLEVLTDYARRKPDTVGATFVEGVAIRTVPGYKPGNFYDDMKGPDAFTQLGFT